From the Agromyces laixinhei genome, the window GTCGCGAGGCTCGCGGGGGTGTCCACCGCGACGGTGTCGCGTGCGCTCAGCGGCCGGGGCCATGTGTCGCCGGGATCGAAGGCGAAGGTCGAGGAGGCCGCCGCGTTGCTCGGCTACGTCGTCTCCTCGAACGCCTCGAGCCTCGCCTCCGGCCGCACGCGCAACATCGGCGTCGTCGTGCCGTTCCTGAACCGCTGGTTCTTCTCCTCCGTGCTCGAGGGCGCTCAGCAGTCGCTCCTCCGCAGCGGCTACGACCTCACCCTCTACAACCTCTCGGGCGACGGCCGTGAACGCGCGAGCGTCTTCGAGCACTTCCTGCTGCGCCAGCGCGTCGACGCGGTCATCGCCGTCTCGCTCGAGCTCACCGAGCCAGAGGTCGCGCGCCTGCACGAACTCGGCAAACCGCTCGTCGGCGTCGGCGGACCGATCCCCGGCGTCCGCACGCTCACGATCGACGATGCCGCCGTCGCGCGACTCGCGACCGAGCATCTCATCGAACTCGGCCACACCCGCATCGCCCACATCGGCGGCGATCCCGAGTTCGACGTGGACTTCCACCTGCCCACGAACCGCCGCATCGGCTACGAGGCCGCGCTCAACGACGTGGGCATCGAGGCCGACCCTCGCCTGTTCGCGCCGGCCGACTTCACGATCCGCGGCGGCTACCACGCCGCGAAGCAGTTGCTCGGCGCCCCGAACAACCGGCCGACCGCGATCTTCGCGGCATCCGACGAGATGGCGATCGGCTCGATCCTTGCCGCGCGCGACCTCGGCCTCGTCGTGCCCCGCGACGTCTCGGTCGCCGGCATCGACGACCACGACCTCGCCGAGTTCTTCGGCCTCACGACGGTTGCGCAATTCCCGCGGCTGCAGGGCGAGATGGCGGTCGAGATCCTCATGGACGAGCTCGAGCCGAGCAGCACGGATGCCGCGGCGCCCGCCGCCACTCCCCTGCCGTACGAGTTGCGGGTGCGCTCGTCGACGGCCCGCCCGCCCGACTGAGCTGCACGCCCCGCGGCATCCGCTCGTCGATACACTGGGCGGCATGGCAGATGCAACGTTCGACATCGTTTCCAAGGTCGACCAGATGGAGGCCGACAACGCCCTCCACCAGGCGCAGAAAGAGGTCGCGCAGCGCTACGACTTCAAGAACATCGGCGCATCGATCGAGCAGTCCGGCGAGAAGGTGCTCATCAAGGCCAACAGCGAGGAGCGCGCGAAGGCGATCCTCGAGGTCTACGAGGCGAAGCTCATCAAGCGCGGCATCTCGCTGCGCTCGCTCGACGCCGGGGAGCCGTATGCGTCGGGCAAGGAGTTCCGCATCGAGACCGCCATGAAGGCCGGCATCGACTCCGAGAACGCGAAGAAGATCAACAAGCTCATCCGCGACGAGGCGCCGAAGAGCGTG encodes:
- a CDS encoding LacI family DNA-binding transcriptional regulator, producing MAGIEEVARLAGVSTATVSRALSGRGHVSPGSKAKVEEAAALLGYVVSSNASSLASGRTRNIGVVVPFLNRWFFSSVLEGAQQSLLRSGYDLTLYNLSGDGRERASVFEHFLLRQRVDAVIAVSLELTEPEVARLHELGKPLVGVGGPIPGVRTLTIDDAAVARLATEHLIELGHTRIAHIGGDPEFDVDFHLPTNRRIGYEAALNDVGIEADPRLFAPADFTIRGGYHAAKQLLGAPNNRPTAIFAASDEMAIGSILAARDLGLVVPRDVSVAGIDDHDLAEFFGLTTVAQFPRLQGEMAVEILMDELEPSSTDAAAPAATPLPYELRVRSSTARPPD
- a CDS encoding YajQ family cyclic di-GMP-binding protein — encoded protein: MADATFDIVSKVDQMEADNALHQAQKEVAQRYDFKNIGASIEQSGEKVLIKANSEERAKAILEVYEAKLIKRGISLRSLDAGEPYASGKEFRIETAMKAGIDSENAKKINKLIRDEAPKSVKSQTQGDEVRVSSKSRDDLQATMALLKGKDLDVALQFVNFR